The Terriglobus roseus sequence GAATGCCAAGACCCTCAACGTGGTGGCGGTGCGAAAACGGTACCGGCTGGTCGGCGCGCTGTCCCTGCTTGGTTACCCAAGGGGAGCGCTGCAACTGGTTCAACGCCACGCCCAGTGCGACCACGATCAGGCCCGTCAACACCAGAGCGGCGCGGGCCAGAGCGTTCGAACTGCGGTCAAAAACTTGCGCCATGAGTGCGTCCTGCTTCCTCTAGTCCGTCCGGCAATCGTTCGCCCGGCGGGGGAACGCTGTCCAGAATTCTTCAAAACACCCCGGGAAGAGCCGCAAAGTGGCTCTCCCTGTCCTGGCCTCAATACCTTTCGGTAAGGGCGGAGTCTAAGTCGGATTTCTACCAAAACTATAGCAGTGCAATGACCCGGATAAACCTGCGCCAGTACCCGCCTGAGCTACTTTCCTTGGTTCAACTTCGATAATCGAACCCAGCGAAAAGTGCCGCTGCACAATATCTCGTGCACGCATTTCCTAAGTGTCGAAATGACCACAATATGTACCTTCTCGCGGAGGCATCCTGCTTGTAAATTACGGCCAATCTGGTCCGAGTTCGATCAGGCGATGATCGGTCAGAGGACCTTCCCAAGAGTGCCCGAGGAACGCGCTAAGCGCGGTGACGATCATCACAAATTGTCCCCGATCGATATCATCCGGCTCTTAATTTCGGTACTTGAGCCATGCCGGTCCCGATATGGGAGACTGGGTGGCAATGCCGCGCATGACTGCCACCCGCAAGCCGCCCTATCGCGCCGACGAGGCCATCGCAGCGCTCTCTGCTGCAGACCCGAAGCTGGCGCGGCTGATCGAGCGCGCCGGGCCCTTGCGGCTGCGCATCTCCGGATCCCTTTCGCCGTTTGAGGCGCTGGCCGAGTCGATCATCTATCAGCAACTCCACGGCAAAGCGGCAGCTGCTATCCACGCACGCATGGTGGAAGGCTTTGTCGAGGTCTGCGGGATCGGCGTTCACCCGTCGCCGGAACATCTGCTGGAGTGCCCGACGCAGCAGCTGCGTTCCGCAGGCCTCTCCGCGAACAAGACGCTCGCACTGCGCGACCTGGCCGCCAAGACACTCGACGGAACCGTGCCGCCGCTGGCGAAGATCCGCCGCATGAGCGATGAGGCCATCATCGAGCACCTGACGCAGGTACGCGGGATTGGCCGATGGACGGTGGAGATGATGCTGATCTTCCGCCTGGGTCGTCCGGATGTTTTCCCTACCAGCGACTACGGCGTGCGCAAGGGCTTCGCACTGACCTTCGGCAAACTGAAGCCCACGGACAAGATCACGCCCGCCGACCTGCCCAAGCCTGCGGAGATGGAGAAGCGTGCGAAGAAGTGGCACCCCTGGTGCTCGGTGGCGAGCTGGTATCTGTGGCGAGCCTGCGACCTGGCCAAGCCTGATGCGGCGGCGAAGCAGCCGATTTAAGACTGTTCGAATCAGCGGCGTGTGACACTAGGGACACCCATGGGCTTCCTGCTAATGATCGCGCGCGCATTCATCAACACCTTCGGCATTACGCAGCCGAGTGCCCAGGGCGAGCGCAACATGGCTTATTACATCGGTGGCCTGCTGGGGCTGATCGTGCTGGGCATGATTGTCGCGCTTGCAGCTTTTCTGCATCTGCGCGGATAGAACTCAGCGCTCGCGCACCATCCGCACAATGCCATACTCCTGCGGCGGCTGGAAGAGTCGAGGATCCGGCTCACTCCGATTGATGGACTGCATATCGAAGTCCTGCGCTCCGCCCCGCGGCTCAAAGCGCTTCACCTGCACATTCAGGCCGAGCAACGGCGAATACCAAAGCTCCTTCACTGTGGGCTCCGCATCTCCGAGGCGTGGTGAGACGGAGATCTCATGCGCGCCCTGCACCTGCAGGCTTTCCATTGTCTTTTGACCAATACTCTCGCGCGTGATCTTCAGACCGGCAGGCGTGGTCATGCTCGCGGGCAGAGGCAACGGATCGTCCACGGGCAGTGACGCTGCACGCACGGTGCACAGCCTGCGGACCGGTTCGCAGACCGTCAGCTCTTTGCGCGCCGGGTCGTAATAGTCCAATTCCGAAAGACGTGTGACATCCGTGTTGCCGGACGGCGAGAAGAAGCGACGCTCCTGAAAGATCCGTCCTGTGCTGTCACGCGCCACGGTGCGGTGGTTGTACACCGTCACCTGCGAACCATCCTCCAAGCGACGTTTCCAGGTCGTCGTGACCGTCGCCTGGAATGGCGCACCGGGCTTCGCTGTAATCGTCAGGCTTTGGATCGTCTCGCGTGTGCCGCCGTCCGGCGCATACGTAACCTGCGCAGCCGCAGAGAGAGTTGACAGGGCGATGGCGGAAGCCAGCAGAGCGCTTCGCAGACTCTTCGCTGAAACGATCATGAGAGCCGAGCTCCTTGTGAGCGGCAGTCTACGGCACCCGATGAGAGACCGCATCGGAAATGTCAGGAAGGCGTGGATTGGCGGTTGTACCGGTAGACCCAGTGGCGCTCGATGCCGCCGTGGGTCATTCTCACATCGCGTAACTCGCGAACGAAAAGGCTGCCGGCATCTTTGTGCTCGGTGAACCCCTCGTACTCATCCAGCGCTCGCAACATCTCTGGACCTTCCGGAATGGCAAACACTTCGCCGGGTACAGATTCCAGTTCTCCATCGAAGACAAGGCCCGGATACTCACCCAGGTCGAGCAGACGTCCCTTCACCGTGCCGGTCCCGAGCGAGACGAACTGTCGCGTCAGGTGGCGAACCTCAGCCGGTGCACGGTCCGGATGCAGTGTCCCGTAGACGAACAAACCGAGCTTCATCCCTGCTCAAGCGGCTTGCGTGCGAAGTAGTAGAGCGAGAAGGCCAGCAGGGCGAACATTGCGATCGCGATGGGATCCCGGTACAGCGGGTTATGTTCGCTGAAGCGTGGGAAGAGCCAGTGGCCGCCGCGCTCTTCGGAGATGCTCTCCATGGCGGCGACCGCGACGCCCAGCAGACCGGTGATGCCGCCTGCCGCGATGAGGCCGCTGGCGAAGAGTGAGCCGGGGCTGATCTCGTCATTGTCCAGGTCGGTGAGCGCATCGTTGTTGGTGAGTGCGGCCTCCTGCTCGTCGACGGTGGGGAGGACGGGCATGCCCGCGTCGTCGTAGCGCACGACGACCGTGGTGCCGACTGGTGCTACCGCAACGGCGCGATCGGCAAGGGCCAGCGCACGGTCTCGCGCACGTGCCTTCGCGACCGCGGCATCGGCCATCCAGCGCACGATGCTACCGACGAAGATGGCGAGCGTGGTCGCGATGGAGAGGTACGCGCCGACAGCCAGTGTGAGCGAACGGATGCCGGCAAGTTCCACCGCCAGCACCAGCGCGACGCCCAGCAGCACGAGCGACCAGGGCAGCTTGCGCGACAGGATGCCGTTGATGACCGTGGCCATCAGGCGGCCCTGCGGAGCGGCGACCTTTTCACTGCCGATGCCCTGCACCCATTGAATCTCAAGCTTGCCGGTCTGCCGGTTCATCAGGTACTTGCCGTCTTCCAACTGCGCGGAACCGATGGCGTTGATGAGCTCATAGTTCGTAGCGTCATTCACTTCGTGCTTGCTGCTGCTGTCCTTCGGATCGACGACGCTGATGTGCGGGCGCGTAAAAGCACCCTTGTCCTGCAGCCCTTCCGGCAGTGCTGACAGGCTATACGTCGCGGACGTGGGCATGGGACGGAAGCTCTCAAACGCCTTGTTCATCGCGCTGAGTGTGAGGCCGATGACAAAGGTCGACACGACCACGCCGATCATCACGGCGAGCTGCGTCTTCCACGGCGTTGCGCCGATGATGTAGCCCGTCTTCAGATCCTGAGCGGTATCACCTGCGTTACTCGCAGCGATGCAGACCACGCCGCCGATGGTGATGGCGAGCGCTCCGAAGGCGGGTGCGGTCCAGCCCTGCACGAGAAAGATGGCGGCGGTTGCCATGAGTGTCGCGATGGTCATGCCACTGACCGGCGATGCGGACGATCCAACGATGCCGACGATGCGTGCGCTTACCGTGACGAAGAGGAATCCGAAGACAACGATCAGCAGCGCTGCTGCCAGGTTCGCCAGCGCCCCTACCTGCGCTCCAGGTACGGGCTTGAAGTAGAGGAAGGCCCACATGATGATGATCAGCAGCACCGATCCGCCGTAGACAAAGCTGTTCGGCAGATCGTGAGAGGTGCGTGCGATCGTATCCGTGGTGTTGCCTGTGGTGGTCGCCGCGTTCTTCTTCGCTTTGAGAGAGCCGGTCACCGCGCTCACGATGGTCGGCAGCGTACGCAACAGCGTCAGGCAGCCCGCGGCGGCCACGGCGCCCGCGCCCATGGGGCGGATATACGTGCGCCACAGGTCGCTGGGGCTCATGTCATGGATGGGCACAGTGCCGGGATAGAGCGGCGCGGTCAGGTGCGATCCGAAGAAGTAGATGGCAGGCATCAGCACCAGCCAGCTGAAGACGCCGCCCGCCAGCATGATGCCCGCGATCTTTGGCCCGATGATGTAGCCGACGCCGAGGTATTCCGACGTCGCATCCACGCGAATCGAACCGCCCTTCAGCAGGTGCTGGTCGCCGATGTCGAAGTTCTTCGTCGGGGTGCCGGGCCAGAGCTTGAGCAGATTCTCATTCTGGAAGAGCGTGTAGAGCGACCCGAGCCCCATGCCGAGAAAGATGCGTGAGGCAAACGATCCGCCACGCTCGCCCGCGATCAGCACGTCCGCGCACGCCGTGCCTTCGGGATACAGGAGCGTTCCGTGCTCCTCGACAATGAGTTGTCGTCGCAGCGGAATCATGAAAAGAACGCCGATCCAGCCACCGAAGAGTGCCAGCGCAAAGATGCGTGCGTACTCCAGGTCAAAGCCCAGGAAGATCAACGCGGGCAATGTAAAGATGACGCCGCTGGCGATCGACTGGCCGGCGTTGCCGGTGGTCTGCACGATGTTATTTTCAAGGATCGACGACTTGCCCAGGACACGCAGGATGGAGATCGACAGCACCGAGATGGGGATCGAAGCCGCGACGGTCAGTCCGGCCTTCAGGCCCACGTAGACCGTGACCGCGCCGAACAGAATGCCGAAAAGCGCGCCGATCAACACGGCGCGGAACGTCAGCTCTGGCCGCGACTCGTGCGCGGGGACAAACGGTCGGAAGGCTGGGGTCTGCGGCGGGGGTGCGCTGGTTGTGGCCATCTGCGAATCACTCGGGTGTTGACGTTCCTGTGCCACTCGGCGCAAGTGGAGCGAGTGTATCAGCGCCGCGCAGTTCGGCGTCATGGCATGATTCCGACGAACGCACCGCGTCTTTCCGTGAGAAAAAGCGTCTGAATGAGCACGCGCCTGTGCGCATGAGGATCTGGAAATGAGCCGCAATCCCTGGAAGTCTGCCGTTCTATGCTGTGCTTTTCTGTCTGCCGTAAGCCTTTCTGCCATGGCGCAGAACGCAACCACCGGGGGCGATCAGCAACCGCAGCCCGATGCCCAGACGGGTGCGCAGGCCAGTGCACAGGGCCGTGGCCCCGGCGGCCCTCGTCGCGCCGGTGGTGGCGTTCGCGGCACGGTCACAGCGGTCAGTGGCGCGAATGTCACGGTGAAGGACGAAGCCGGCACCACGTGGACTGTCATCACCACGGACAACACGCGCATCATGCGGTCGCAGCAGGTAACCCCAATCAGCAGCGTGCAGGCGGGCGATGAGCTCATGGCCATGGGCATGCCCGATGCCGAGAAGCACGAGCTGCACGCCATGATGGTGATGGATGTCAGCGCGGCCGATGTCGCCAAGGCCAGGGCCAACATGGGCAAGACTTACATCGTCGGCCGTGTCACCGCGATCGACGATACGAAGGTCACGGTGATGCGCACGGACAAGGTTTCGCAGACGATCAACCTGGACGAGACCACTTCCCTGCACAAGGGCGGCCGTATGAACCCGGACGCCATGCGAGCTATGGGAGTGGACGCGGGCATGATGGGTGGCGTGGGTGGCGGGATGGGCATGGGGGGTGGACGTCGAGGAGGTGGCCAGGGTACGCCGGGCGCCGGTGCTCCTCCACCCGAAGCAGGTGAGGCCATCACGCTTGCAGACGTGAAGGTCGGCGATAGCGTCCTTGGCATCGGTTCGATCAAGGGCGGCAGCTTCGTTCCGACGGATCTGCGTGTGCAGGACCGGCCGATGGGTGGACGCCGCGGCCCGGGTGGCAGTGGTGCATCGCCCGCAGCACCACCGCAGTAAGGGCTCAGACGGGTGCCCCATTCTTTCGCGGCCCCATCGTGAAGGGTGGGTATTAGCACGAAGTGCGAACCGCCTTTCGCCCGGCGGCATCCTCAGCCCTAAGGGGAAAGGTCGCGCTAACGCGCGATAGCCCCACCCTTGCTTTCGCAAGAATTGGGCGCCCGGATTTGGAAGCCACTTCCGGTCAAGCTGCCTGTTTGGCACGTCCGCGAAGCCAGATCAGCCATGCGCCAAGCACCATGCAGACGGCGACACTGATCCCTGCATCGGCAAGCATGCCGCCGGTAAGGCCGTGCAGATCATAGATGTGCGAATCGATCAGCCCCATGTAGGTGATGGGCACACCGCTGGCTGCCATCAGCAGCGAGAACTGCGTACTAGCCAGCGGGTTGTCGCTGCCGATGCTTTCAAACGCGATGCCCGCCTCGACGGAGAACGCGGACGCCTGGAAGATGTTCTCGCCAATCAGTGCAAGCGCGAAGACCCACGGCATGCGCGGCATCGCCCACACGCCGAACGTAAAGAGCGCGCCGACCACACCGATGGCCAGGTAGAGACCTTTCAGCGGGATGCGACGCGCGAGGATCGGTACGGCGAGACTACCCGCAAGGCCGGCAAGCAACACCCCGATGCCGCCGGAAAAATTGATGACACTCGCGCTCGCATGAAAGTCTGCGCCCACACCAGCAAGGATGTTGCAGAGCGCAAACGACGCTGCCGGCATCAGGAAGAGGACCAGCACGATCAGCACTGTGCGCCGACGCAAAAGCGCGACGATCTCCCCGAAGAACTGGCGGAAGCTCTCACTGGCTAGGCGCCGGTCCGGCCCCGGCGCGGGTACGACGAGGTAGATCAGCGTTGGCAGCATCATCATGGCAGCGAGCGCCGCCGCCGCCGCCGCTGGGCGCAATCGAAAGACCAGGTCGCCACCGACCAGGATCATCAGCCCGCCAGCGCCGGTGTTGCCAATGGCGAACCATGCGCCCAGCTTTGCGTCGTCCTGCCGCGAGATCAACGACCCCATCCATCCGCCCACGGCGGCCTGCAGCAGGCTGGCAGCGGCGTAGGTGGCCACCATAACCATCTCGACCAGGAAGGAGTTGCCGTGGTGCATGACCGTGACGGCAACGCCGCTGGATGCGAGCGCGGCGAAGACGAGCGCGTAACGCCTCCGGCTGAAGCGGACATCGAGCATGGGCGAGAGGAAGAAGCTCCACACCAGTGCCAGCAGAATCCAGGCCACGATGGCGCCGATGCGACCACCGGAGACGCCCTGCGCAGCCAGCATCTCCGGCAGGACCACGCATGCAAAGCCGCCGGCCATGCCATAGGTTGAATTCGTCAGGCCCAACAGGAAGATGGGCGGCAATTTTGCTCTGCGATCCAAGATGAATTTCCTGTGACGATATTTCACACGCGCCGTTTACATCGGCAACCGTTAGCTTTCCTAACCAAATCCACCGAAACAAACGGGATGGCGCCTGCGTCTGTACTCTACAGAACAACGGCACGGCTTCCATACTTGTGAGGTTTACTTTTGCGCGCACGCCGTCCATGGCAGCGTCTTTCTCTGTCGGCTCCACTGCTCAGCGGCGCGATGTTCAGCGCTGCCATGCTGCACGCGCAGGTGACGACTCCGGCACCGGATGCGGCGGGACCCCCATCGCCCACGGCTCCCCAGTCGACGACCGCACCGGCCGAGGTCCAGGGCGGCATCATCACGGGTACGGTCACCAGCAGCACCACGGCAGACAACAGCGGCAAGAAGCCCACGGGAACACCGCTGCCGGGCGTGACGGTCACGGCGACGAACACTCTTACAGGTAAGAAGTACACCGCTGCGACCGACATTACGGGCAGCTACCGGATGACGATTCCGCGCAACGGGCGCTATGTGCTTCGCGCCGAGTTCGCCGCATTTGCACCCGTCACCGCAGAAGTTCTGCTGAACGCCACACAGCATGAGGGCAAGGCAGAGTTTGCGATGGAGCTGGCATCGCGCGCTGCGGCACGTGCTGCCGCAGCCGGGGAAGGCACCGGCATCACTGCTCTCGCGGGCGGATTGAGCGCACAGGCGCTGGGTCGAGGCCTGCAGGCCCTGCGTGCAAGTGTGGGGGGCGATGCCGACACAATTGCCAGCGGCGGCGCGGGCGCGGAGACCTCTGCGCTGCCCACCATGGCATCGCTTGGCGGTGCGGATAACAGTGGTTCGGATTCGGTTGCCATCAGCGGACAGGGTGGCCAGATCAACGGCCTTGCAGGCTTCAACGAAGACGACCTGCGGGACCGCATCCAGGGCGCCATTGCCGACGCGCAACGCAACGGTGGTGCGCAGGGCGACATCGCCAATTCCATCGTCAGCCTCATTGGCGGCATGGCCACGGGCGGTCCCGGAGGCTTTGGCGGACCGGGTGGCGGCGGTCCTGGAGGCTTCGGCGGCGGACCGGGTGGCGGTGGTGGTTTTGGTGGAGGGGGCTTCGGCGGGGGTGGTTTCGGCGGACGCGGCGGGGGTGGCTTCCGCAACTTCAACCCGACGGCGATCCACGGCAACGTTTACTACACGGCCGGCAACGGTGCCCTCGATGCAACGCAGTTCTCCATCACCGGCAACGCTCTGAAACCCGGCTACAGCACCAACCGCTACGGCATCGCGCTCAACGGCTCCCCGTACATCCCGGGGCTGACCAAGCCGAACACCAAGCAAAATCTCTTTCTGAACTGGACTGGCCAGCGCAACGAGAATCCGGTCAACATCTACGCGACGGTGCCCACACTGTTGCAGCGCACTGGTAACTTCAATGGCCTGACGCAGACAACCAACGGCGTCGTCGCCCCGGTGCTGCTCTACAACCCTGCTACCGGCACCACCTATGGCGACTGTTCCAGTTACCTGAATCCAGGCTGCAACGTCATCACCACGCCGCTCAGCGCGCAGGCACAGGCGCTGCTGCAGTACATCCCCACGCCGAACACGACCACCACAGGCACGGGCACTACCGCTGAGAATTACAACTACCAGCGCATCACCACGGCAGGGTCGAACAACTCGCAGATCTCTGCCCGCTTCACGCGTGCATTTGGCGCATCGGCAGGTCAGGGCTTCGGTGGTGGTGGTCGTGGGGGTGGCGGAGCCCGCGGCGGTGGTGGGCAGCGCGGCCAGGGTCAGCAGAACGTTAAGATGCTGCGTCAGAACATGAGCGCGAACTACTCCTACTCGCACTCGGCCAGTGATCTGCGTGGATTAATATCGGCGCTGGACGGTAAGACCGAGAGCAACGGCTACAACCTGACCACGGGCTACCAGCTTAGCTACGGCCGGTTGAGCAACAGCTTCACGCTTGGCTGGAACCGCGCGCACGCCATCACGACAAATAACTTTACCTACGGACAGGTGGATCCGGCACAGGCTGCTGGCATCAGCATCCCCAAGCCTGTCACAGCGCAAGCCGGTCTCTACAACGGCGTTCCGGGCATCACGCTCAGCAACTTCACCTCTGTCTCGGACACGCAGCCCGCGAACCGACTCCAGGAGACCTTCAGCCTGAGCGACGTGGTGAGCTGGCGCCACGCCAAGCACAACTTCCGTTTCGGCTTCGATCTGCGGCGCGCGCACAACGACCTGATCGCCGGCAGCAACAGCCTGGGGCAGTACAGCTTTACAGGGTACGCGACGAAGAACCCAGCCACCGGCAGCAGCACCAGCGCGGCGGTCAGTGGATCGTCCTTCGCAGATTTTCTGCTGGGTGCGCCGCAGAACTCCGCGATCCAGACAGGAGCGCAGAAGATCTACCTGCGCGAGTGGGTCTACGACGGCTATGCCAATGACGACTTCCGCGTCTCCAGCAACATCACGCTGAATGCGGGCCTGCGGTATGAGTATTTCTCACCTTATATCGAGGAAAACAATCGCCTCGTGAACCTGGATCACAATGCGGACTTCACCGCCTTCTCCCGCGTCACACCGGGTGTTACCGGCGTCTACAGCGGTGCGTTCCCGCGTTCGCTGGTGCAGCCGGATCGTTCGCTTATTTCGCCACGATTGGGCATTGCATGGCGTCCGAAGTGGACGAAGAACACCGTGATCCGGGCTGGCTATGGCATCAACTTCAACACGGGTCAGTACAGCAGCTTTGCGAATTCGCTGGCGTACCAGCAGCCCTTCGCCGTTACACAGAACAATGTCGCAGCGACGCAGGGCTGCGGCACGTTTACGACTCCAGGCACGACGGTCACAAATAACTTCACACTGACCAATGCCTTCAACTGCACCAGCAGCACGGTCCTGCAGAATACCTTCGCCATCAATCGCGCTTACCGCCTGGGCCGCGTGCAGGCCATCAACATGGATATTCAACGGACGCTGCCGTTGGGTACAGTCCTCAATATCGGCTACAACGGGTCGTTCGGCAGCAGCCTGGATCTACGCCGCGCACCGAACCGTAGCGCCACGACTGTCATCAGCAATGCGCAGTCGATCGTCTACGAAGACTCTATCGGCGAGTCGCGCTTTCATTCGCTGAGCGTCAACCTGCGCAAGCGACTGCAGAAGGGTGTCTCCATCCAGGCGACGTACCAGTACGGCCACTCCATAGACGACGCCAGTTCGATCGGCGGCACGGGGAACAACACCATCGTGCAGAACGACGCACGCATCGACCTGGAGTTCGGCAACAGCACCTTCGATGTGCGGCACAAGGTCACTGGCAACTATGTCTTTGAGTTGCCCTTCGGACCGAACCGGCTATTCCTGAACAAGGGCGGCAGGTTGTCCCGCGTGATGGACGGCTTCAGCGTGAGCGGCAACTTCACCTTTGCCACCGGCACGTATGCCACGCCGCAGTATCAGAACTCCATTGCGCAGGCCGCCACCGGCAACAACTATACGCTGCGCCCCGACCGGGTATTTTTGCAACCGATCGCAGGCGCGGGGACTCTGCGCAGCTGGTTCAACACCGCGGCGTTTGTCTCGCCGTCAGCCGCAGCGGTCTTCGGCACAGCATCGCGCAACAGCATTCAGTTGCCCGGCACCATCAGCAACGACATGTCCCTATCACGCACGGTCGCGCTGGGCGATCTGCGCAACTTTGAGGCGCGTGTCACCGCATCGAACGTCTTCAACACCGTTCAGTACAGCGGCATCAACACGGTGCTGAACTCGTCCACCTTCGGCCAGGTCACCGGCACCGCTGCACCGCGCAAACTCAGCTTTCAGGCGAGGTACAGGTTCTAATGACGACGCTCCGAACCCTAGCCTCAGTAGCGCTTTGTGCCACGCTTGCGGTTCCGCAGACCAACGCGCAACAGACGCCTGCGCCGCAGACCACGCAGCCGCCCGTGCAACTGAACACGCCGATGCAACAGGCTCCCGCACCGCAACCAGGAGCACCTGCATCCACCGGCACGACGATTCAGCAGGTAGGCAACAGCACGTCAGACAGCTTCACCCTGCGCGTCAACACGCAGCTTGTTTTGACGAACGTCGTTGTCCGCGACAAGAAGACGGGCAACGTCATCCGCGATCTGAAGGCGTCTGACTTCACCATCCTTGAAAACAACAAGCCGCAGAAGATCACTTCGTTTGATTTCCAGACGGTCGACGCGGCCGCGCGCCTGAATGAAGCGACAGTCAGTGGTACGTCGCCCACCATCGCGCAGATCCTTGATCGCAGCATGGGCGCCGACGCGAAGCAGCTGCGCGACCACCGCCTTATCGTGCTCTTCTTCGACCTGTCCAGCATGCAGGATGAGGACATTGACCGCGCTGTCGCTGCCGCGCAGGACTACATCAAGAACAAGATGGCGCCAGCCGATCTCGTTGCCGTTGCGAGCCTCAGCACAGCACTCACGCTCGACCATGACTTCACCGCGAACAAGGCCGATCTTCTTCGCGCCGTCGACAAGTACAACGGCAGCAATGAATCAGGCGCCTTCGCCGCCGGTGCTACGTCGACCACCGACGTCACCAGTGACGACACCACCGGCTTCACCGCGGATGACACCGAGTACAACAACCTGAACACCGACCGCGAACTGTATGCGATCCAGTCGATCGCGAAGTCGCTCGAACGGCTCGACCAGCGTAAAAGCATGCTGTACTTCTCCGGCGGCCTTGCCCGCAACGGTATCGAGAACCAGGCGAGCATGCGCGCGGCAACCAACGAAGCCGTCAAGGCCAACATGGCCATCTACACGGTGGATACGCGCGGGCTGGAAGCGTTGTCGCCGCTCGGCGACGCCTCCTCCGGATCGCTCCGCGGTACCTCTGCGTACAGTGGCCGAGCCATGCAATCGCGGCTCGACTCCAACTTTGCCTCGCAGGAGACTCTTGGCACGCTCGCCTCCGACACTGGAGGAAAGTTCTTCAGCGACTCCAACGACTTCGGCCCGGCGTTTCAGCAGATCCAGCACGACACCGAGGCGTATTACATCCTGGGCTTCCGCTCCTCTGATCCGAAGCGCGACGGCACCTTCCGCCACCTGACCGTGAAGCTGAACCGGCAGGACGCCAAGCTGGAGTACCGTCCCGGCTACTACGCTCCAGCAGACTTCCAGCACCAGAAGACGGAAGACCGCGAACTCGCACTGAGCGAACAGCTCAAGAGCGATCTGCCCGCCGTCGATATCTCGATGTATCTCGAGGCCTTCTACTTCCGCGAAAACCCCAACCTGTACTACGTGCCCATGTCGCTCATCGTGCCGGGCTCGCAGATCCCGTTCGTGAAGGCGAAGGACCAGGACAAGGCCACGCTGGATGTCATCGCACAGGTGAAGAACGCGCAGGGCATCGCCGTGGGCAATGTGCGCGACACGTTGAAGCTCGCGGTTGATGGCAACGTCGGCGCGGCTCGCCGCAACATCCAGTACTCCACCGGCTTTTCGCTGGCACCGGGGCACTACCACGTGAAGTTCGTGGCGCGTGAGAACGAGACAGGCAGCATGGGATCGTTCGAAACGGACCTTGTTGTCCCCGACCAAAAGAAGCAGTCGATGAAGCTTTCCAGCGTCGTTGTCAGTTCGCAGCGCACGCCCGCAGCGCAGCAGCCACGCCGACCCGGCCCCATGCCGCCGGGCATGCAGGCGCCCGTGAATCCGCTCATCCAGGATGGTCAGCAATTCGTACCCAACGTGCCGCACGTCTTCCGCCAGGACGCACATCTGTACCTGTTGTACGAGCTCTACGATCCGGCGAAGGAAGCGACCGCGGCAGCGGCCCAGGCGACGACACAGGCTGCCGCGCAGCAGAGCGGCCTGAAGGCACGCCAGTCGGCCGGTGGCATCCGCGTCCTCACGTCCATTGAGTTCCTGCAGAACGGCGCGAAAGTGCTGGAAACACCCATCGTCGCAACCGATGTGCTGAACGAGCCGGAGCGCGGCGCGGTGGCCTTTAACTTCGACGTACCGCTCGCGCAGCTGAAACCCGGCACCTACATCTGCCAGGTAAATGTAATCGACGATGCCGCGGGGGCGTTTATCTTCCCTCGGCTTGCGTTGAAGGTCGTGGCGCCACCGGCGGCGGTTGTGCCGGGTCCTCCGACGGCTCCGGCACCACCGCCT is a genomic window containing:
- a CDS encoding MFS transporter is translated as MDRRAKLPPIFLLGLTNSTYGMAGGFACVVLPEMLAAQGVSGGRIGAIVAWILLALVWSFFLSPMLDVRFSRRRYALVFAALASSGVAVTVMHHGNSFLVEMVMVATYAAASLLQAAVGGWMGSLISRQDDAKLGAWFAIGNTGAGGLMILVGGDLVFRLRPAAAAAALAAMMMLPTLIYLVVPAPGPDRRLASESFRQFFGEIVALLRRRTVLIVLVLFLMPAASFALCNILAGVGADFHASASVINFSGGIGVLLAGLAGSLAVPILARRIPLKGLYLAIGVVGALFTFGVWAMPRMPWVFALALIGENIFQASAFSVEAGIAFESIGSDNPLASTQFSLLMAASGVPITYMGLIDSHIYDLHGLTGGMLADAGISVAVCMVLGAWLIWLRGRAKQAA
- a CDS encoding OPT family oligopeptide transporter; its protein translation is MATTSAPPPQTPAFRPFVPAHESRPELTFRAVLIGALFGILFGAVTVYVGLKAGLTVAASIPISVLSISILRVLGKSSILENNIVQTTGNAGQSIASGVIFTLPALIFLGFDLEYARIFALALFGGWIGVLFMIPLRRQLIVEEHGTLLYPEGTACADVLIAGERGGSFASRIFLGMGLGSLYTLFQNENLLKLWPGTPTKNFDIGDQHLLKGGSIRVDATSEYLGVGYIIGPKIAGIMLAGGVFSWLVLMPAIYFFGSHLTAPLYPGTVPIHDMSPSDLWRTYIRPMGAGAVAAAGCLTLLRTLPTIVSAVTGSLKAKKNAATTTGNTTDTIARTSHDLPNSFVYGGSVLLIIIMWAFLYFKPVPGAQVGALANLAAALLIVVFGFLFVTVSARIVGIVGSSASPVSGMTIATLMATAAIFLVQGWTAPAFGALAITIGGVVCIAASNAGDTAQDLKTGYIIGATPWKTQLAVMIGVVVSTFVIGLTLSAMNKAFESFRPMPTSATYSLSALPEGLQDKGAFTRPHISVVDPKDSSSKHEVNDATNYELINAIGSAQLEDGKYLMNRQTGKLEIQWVQGIGSEKVAAPQGRLMATVINGILSRKLPWSLVLLGVALVLAVELAGIRSLTLAVGAYLSIATTLAIFVGSIVRWMADAAVAKARARDRALALADRAVAVAPVGTTVVVRYDDAGMPVLPTVDEQEAALTNNDALTDLDNDEISPGSLFASGLIAAGGITGLLGVAVAAMESISEERGGHWLFPRFSEHNPLYRDPIAIAMFALLAFSLYYFARKPLEQG
- a CDS encoding DUF5666 domain-containing protein, translated to MSRNPWKSAVLCCAFLSAVSLSAMAQNATTGGDQQPQPDAQTGAQASAQGRGPGGPRRAGGGVRGTVTAVSGANVTVKDEAGTTWTVITTDNTRIMRSQQVTPISSVQAGDELMAMGMPDAEKHELHAMMVMDVSAADVAKARANMGKTYIVGRVTAIDDTKVTVMRTDKVSQTINLDETTSLHKGGRMNPDAMRAMGVDAGMMGGVGGGMGMGGGRRGGGQGTPGAGAPPPEAGEAITLADVKVGDSVLGIGSIKGGSFVPTDLRVQDRPMGGRRGPGGSGASPAAPPQ
- a CDS encoding DNA-3-methyladenine glycosylase family protein translates to MPRMTATRKPPYRADEAIAALSAADPKLARLIERAGPLRLRISGSLSPFEALAESIIYQQLHGKAAAAIHARMVEGFVEVCGIGVHPSPEHLLECPTQQLRSAGLSANKTLALRDLAAKTLDGTVPPLAKIRRMSDEAIIEHLTQVRGIGRWTVEMMLIFRLGRPDVFPTSDYGVRKGFALTFGKLKPTDKITPADLPKPAEMEKRAKKWHPWCSVASWYLWRACDLAKPDAAAKQPI
- a CDS encoding gamma-glutamylcyclotransferase family protein, which encodes MKLGLFVYGTLHPDRAPAEVRHLTRQFVSLGTGTVKGRLLDLGEYPGLVFDGELESVPGEVFAIPEGPEMLRALDEYEGFTEHKDAGSLFVRELRDVRMTHGGIERHWVYRYNRQSTPS